The proteins below are encoded in one region of Juglans microcarpa x Juglans regia isolate MS1-56 chromosome 4D, Jm3101_v1.0, whole genome shotgun sequence:
- the LOC121260795 gene encoding snakin-2-like isoform X1, which produces MIHLNEAYQMVNNNVAKDSLPKQIDCGAACTARCQLSSRQRLCKRACGTCCARCNCVPPGTSGNQEVCPCYANMTTHANRRKCP; this is translated from the exons ATGATCCATCTCAATGAGGCTTATCAGATG GTGAACAATAATGTAGCAAAGGATTCTCTCCCCAAACAAATCG ATTGTGGAGCAGCATGTACTGCGAGGTGTCAGCTGTCGTCGAGGCAGCGTCTGTGTAAGAGGGCATGCGGGACTTGCTGTGCCCGTTGCAATTGTGTTCCTCCAGGCACTTCAGGCAATCAAGAGGTCTGTCCCTGCTACGCCAACATGACCACCCATGCCAACCGACGCAAGTGCCCTTGA
- the LOC121260795 gene encoding snakin-2-like isoform X2: MLQVNNNVAKDSLPKQIDCGAACTARCQLSSRQRLCKRACGTCCARCNCVPPGTSGNQEVCPCYANMTTHANRRKCP; the protein is encoded by the exons ATGCTGCAGGTGAACAATAATGTAGCAAAGGATTCTCTCCCCAAACAAATCG ATTGTGGAGCAGCATGTACTGCGAGGTGTCAGCTGTCGTCGAGGCAGCGTCTGTGTAAGAGGGCATGCGGGACTTGCTGTGCCCGTTGCAATTGTGTTCCTCCAGGCACTTCAGGCAATCAAGAGGTCTGTCCCTGCTACGCCAACATGACCACCCATGCCAACCGACGCAAGTGCCCTTGA